One Portunus trituberculatus isolate SZX2019 chromosome 42, ASM1759143v1, whole genome shotgun sequence DNA window includes the following coding sequences:
- the LOC123517378 gene encoding protein ZBED8-like encodes MTTKVADVTTVVADFFEESGLDWNKLKGVCTDGGPNMLGSRSGFIILVKQKQPDLKGTHCMIHREALASKTVPKNLHDALTIINIVNYVKGSALNTRLFRELCQDIT; translated from the coding sequence ATGACAACAAAGGTAGCTGATGTAACGACAGTAGTTGCAGATTTCTTTGAAGAGTCGGGACTGGATTGGAACAAACTGAAAGGGGTTTGCACAGATGGTGGCCCTAATATGCTTGGTTCACGATCAGGATTCATTATTCTTGTGAAGCAGAAGCAGCCTGATTTAAAAGGAACACACTGCATGATCCATAGAGAAGCTCTAGCCTCAAAGACAGTTCCAAAGAACCTTCATGATGCTTTGACTATCATAAACATTGTTAACTATGTGAAAGGATCAGCCTTGAACACTCGCCTCTTTCGCGAACTCTGTCaggacataacataa
- the LOC123517314 gene encoding uncharacterized protein LOC123517314 codes for MDGDFARHVGRPPPPHCNEERCSHTPVLQCGASGHASHQTIGMLAVGEQVRARGVSEEGVDIIMASWTAGTEKQYRPHFRRWSQLCSRWNITSINPNVSNIINFLSDTFHINARYAISSLGIVVDGCRAGNHPLVIRFMKGVFNLRSPLPRYAATWDIQPVLRQLQSMHLLYMLSLKDLTLKLVMLMALTQAARVQTLHLLTIKGLCIEQDFIMVPLSGNIKQCRPQFNVCVIKFQTYPKDASLCVYGTLRQYLARTQELRQGMGQESYSLFLSFIKPHKAVTRDTIARWLRKMLDRSGVDTTTFTAGSVREAAASKAKAMAKAGWTRASTFAKFYDRHVGTTDPFHNAVQQ; via the coding sequence ATGGATGGGGACTTTGCTCGGCATGTTGGTCGACCACCCCCGCCTCATTGCAATGAGGAGAGGTGTTCTCACACACCCGTCCTCCAATGTGGAGCATCTGGTCATGCGTCACACCAGACTATTGGGATGCTTGCTGTCGGGGAGCAGGTCAGAGCACGAGGAGTATCTGAAGAGGGTGTGGATATCATCATGGCCTCATGGACAGCAGGTACAGAGAAGCAGTACCGACCGCATTTCAGAAGATGGTCGCAACTTTGTAGTAGGTGGAACATTACTTCCATTAATCCCAATGTCAGCAACATAATAAACTTCTTGTCTGATACTTTTCACATAAATGCGAGGTATGCTATCTCTTCTTTAGGCATCGTAGTGGATGGTTGCAGGGCTGGTAACCACCCCTTGGTCATCAGATTTATGAAGGGAGTATTTAACCTGAGATCACCCCTACCTAGGTATGCTGCGACTTGGGACATCCAGCCTGTTCTACGGCAGTTGCAATCCATGCACCTGTTGTACATGTTGTCTCTTAAGGACTTGACTCTAAAATTAGTTATGTTGATGGCACTGACACAGGCTGCGAGAGTACAGACTTTGCACTTATTGACCATTAAGGGTTTATGCATCGAACAGGATTTCATTATGGTTCCCCTAAGTGGTAACATCAAGCAATGCAGGCCGcagtttaatgtgtgtgtgataaaattTCAAACTTATCCCAAGGatgcaagcttgtgtgtgtatggaacTTTACGGCAGTATCTCGCCAGAACACAGGAACTTAGACAAGGCATGGGGCAGGAGTCTTATAGTTTATTTCTCAGCTTCATCAAACCACACAAAGCAGTTACAAGAGACACCATTGCTCGGTGGCTCAGGAAGATGTTGGATAGGTCAGGGGTAGATACTACTACATTTACGGCCGGTAGTGTTCGCGAGGCTGCAGCATCCAAGGCCAAGGCTATGGCGAAAGCAGGGTGGACAAGGGCAAGTACTTTTGCTAAATTTTATGATAGGCATGTGGGCACGACAGACCCATTTCATAATGCtgtacaacaataa
- the LOC123517377 gene encoding SCAN domain-containing protein 3-like codes for MKPFKLKQHLANAHPQLKDKNSSFFEIKLSSLKRMKMDASGTYQQTNISIVKGSYVIALQVAKAKKPYTIGESVLKPCILDSVRLVLGEESSQKMKQISLSNNTIKNRIAEMSEDIKENENVVSKVMSSPLFSLHIDESTDVTNIAQLLAFCCYITD; via the coding sequence ATGAAACCTTTCAAACTGAAGCAGCATTTGGCAAATGCTCATCCACAGTTGAAAGATAAGAATTCTAGCTTTTTTGAGATAAAGTTATCCAGcttgaagaggatgaagatggatgCATCTGGGACGTATCAGCAAACCAACATCAGCATAGTGAAGGGTTCATATGTGATTGCCCTTCAGGTGGCCAAAGCAAAGAAACCCTACACGATTGGTGAAAGCGTTTTGAAACCATGTATCCTTGACAGTGTGAGGCTTGTGTTAGGAGAGGAGTCATCCCAGAAGATGAAACAGATTTCCTTGTCCAACAACACCATCAAGAACAGAATTGCAGAAATGTCTGAAGAtattaaggaaaatgaaaatgtggtgtcaaaAGTAATGTCATCGcccttgttttcccttcataTTGATGAGTCTACAGATGTCACCAACATTGCACAACTGCTTGCTTTTTGCTGCTACATAACTGACTAA